A single region of the Buteo buteo chromosome 16, bButBut1.hap1.1, whole genome shotgun sequence genome encodes:
- the FANCF gene encoding Fanconi anemia group F protein, which produces MEAVLEQVEQLPALLAVSRSALVRDWDALTLDRALEWGRYFQHLHDRFRTRPRLREALGRRLRRGQPSPPLGFPHLGRCPQLLGLALLENRALPPAACRRLIHSLLQPAGAEAGPEPRSLALLARRKAASRLLALPGGPPRAPEEMGPQPRTEAQLLLSRLREEVREAEPAGEAAGRLRWLSGVLEELPQPRAFEVVAAALLLLLRPGSDAEQAGDGGQDGKSVDGNQASATGDEGVAGLLLSWLLGNLERLSAFCLFLPGSLLASLAGHYSQFSRAYLDLLTGWGSHLLYDPLQGRWVKSCLDKAELSWEELRERFTCLCQGSALLRGQTQAALKLLKAQDGDFTVCGLSVWTDLLMEMEEYLRKEAKRQQMNPKAT; this is translated from the coding sequence GGTGCGGGACTGGGACGCCCTCACCCTGGACAGGGCGCTAGAGTGGGGCCGGTACTTCCAGCACCTCCACGATCGCTTCCGCACCCGGCCTCGGCTCCGGGAGGCCCTggggcggcggctgcggcggggTCAGCCGAGCCCTCCGCTCGGCTTCCCCCACCTGGGACGCTGCCCGCAGCTGCTGGGCCTGGCGCTGCTGGAGAACCGCGCTCTGCCTCCCGCCGCCTGCCGCCGCCTCAtccacagcctgctgcagcctgccGGCGCGGAGGCCGGCCCCGAGCCCCGCAGCCTGGCGCTCCTCGCCCGTCGGAAGGCCGCCTCCCGCCTGCTGGCGCTGCCCGGCGGTCCGCCGCGGGCCCCGGAGGAGATGGGGCCGCAGCCGCGAACGGAGgcgcagctgctgctgagccggCTGCGGGAGGAGGTGCGGGAGGCCGAGCCGGCGGGGGAGGCCGCGGGGCGGCTGCGCTGGCTGTCCGGTGTCCTGGAggagctcccccagccccgggccTTCGAGGTGGTGgcggcagctctgctgctgctgctgaggccgGGGAGTGATGCTGAGCAGGCCGGAGACGGGGGTCAGGATGGGAAGAGCGTAGACGGAAACCAGGCGAGTGCAACGGGAGATGAAGGCGTTGCCGGGCTCCTGCTTTCCTGGCTGCTGGGGAACTTGGAGCGGTTGTCTgccttctgcctttttctcccAGGCTCTCTTCTTGCCTCCCTAGCTGGTCACTATTCCCAGTTCAGTAGAGCTTATTTGGACCTCTTAACCGGCTGGGGAAGCCACTTGCTCTATGACCCCTTGCAGGGACGGTGGGTTAAAAGTTGTCTTGACAAAGCTGAATTGTCCTGGGAGGAGCTGAGGGAGCGTTTCACCTGCCTCTGTCAGGGATCTGCACTGCTCAGGGGGCAGACCCAAGCTGCTCTGAAACTCCTGAAGGCACAGGATGGAGACTTTACAGTCTGTGGCCTGAGTGTGTGGACTGACTTACTGATGGAAATGGAGGAATATCTGAGGAAAGAAGCGAAGCGCCAACAAATGAACCCAAAAGCAACATGA